The sequence below is a genomic window from Lolium perenne isolate Kyuss_39 chromosome 7, Kyuss_2.0, whole genome shotgun sequence.
TGTTGGATCTGTGCAGCACCATGCAAGAGATCTTCATGGAGATGAAGGCCATCATTCAAGAGTTGCAAGTGGCTCTAAGAAAAGGAGATGATGTAGCTGCTCAAGCCAAGATCCAGTCTTATTCTCGATTGGCGAAGAAGGcccagaaatatttcaagaagaccgcgAAGAAGGCTACTTCTGTGAGTTGCAGGATGGTCATGCTATTGACCAAGGCTAGAGAGATATCTGTATCTCTGCTGGAGTCTTCAGTCCATCTTTTGTCGAAGGAAATCAATATGCCTAAACAGTCTCTTGTCTCCAAAGCATTTCACAAGAAGAAGGCGGTTGTTTGTGAGGAGGAGCAATTGCAGGCGATAGAGTGCAGTATTGGAGATCTTGAGAATGGGGCAGGACATCTGTTCCGGAAATTAGTCCAGATCAGGGTTTCTCTCCTAAACATTCTTAGCT
It includes:
- the LOC127316382 gene encoding uncharacterized protein, producing the protein MAFHLRSISLPSRPQANEAEVEQELLSLGASISSPNTISTVCDGLRRLGDIYNGVEEIVGLPSNQVGKMLDGEMECSLELLDLCSTMQEIFMEMKAIIQELQVALRKGDDVAAQAKIQSYSRLAKKAQKYFKKTAKKATSVSCRMVMLLTKAREISVSLLESSVHLLSKEINMPKQSLVSKAFHKKKAVVCEEEQLQAIECSIGDLENGAGHLFRKLVQIRVSLLNILSS